A region from the Mya arenaria isolate MELC-2E11 chromosome 2, ASM2691426v1 genome encodes:
- the LOC128246040 gene encoding pre-mRNA splicing regulator USH1G-like: protein MAAEVFHRAAVDGYLDKLKEGNRKQMNTPDEDGCTPAMLAAQHGNLEALRIVITRGGDLDKSDLQGFTALHHAAKGGHFNCVSFLVNFGVNVWKLDNEYHTAMDLAALENRENIVSVLDMTQGEQMKKNPKMVQQLKEKALKEAERNIQYFEKMQTKASKDLERMRRQQEKQTQVNGDFKAPSDEGLFKRLTYRLKNRTASKATANGSVQSFSAHAGTQSKATLKKMVNGNQNGTAPFEFKVSEQDGSGTRTIRSVKGTMSRNGSEVLYVRDIDIGEDDTVDASDGGSRPALTGAFPDIVLKDDSNFEGGNEDDGPGIFSRPMFGKLSFLKQFDHLKATDPADEDDLENDFTNMNGDGGSSETSRHSKEELPWNADDVEQLDDDEDDTEYTPVVMFLEGCGLTHYAHCFLEGDVDMDALMRLTSQDFKDMGLPIGPQRKIMDAIQRRRVVLNEPAQMYDSQL from the exons ATGGCGGCAGAAGTGTTTCATCGCGCGGCGGTAGACGGCTACCTGGACAAGCTGAAGGAGGGAAACCGGAAGCAGATGAACACACCGGACGAGGACGGGTGCACGCCCGCCATGTTGGCTGCCCAGCACGGGAACCTGGAGGCGCTCCGCATCGTCATCACACGCGG GGGTGACCTTGACAAGTCTGACCTACAGGGGTTCACGGCTCTACATCACGCAGCCAAGGGAGGTCACTTCAACTGTGTGTCGTTCCTGGTCAACTTCGGTGTTAATGTGTGGAAACTGGACAACGAGTACCACACGGCCATGGACTTGGCGGCCCTCGAGAACAGGGAGAACATCGTCAGCGTGCTCGACATGACGCAAGGCGAGCAGATGAAGAAGAACCCCAAAATGGTCCAACAACTGAAAGAAAAGGCGTTGAAGGAGGCGGAgagaaatattcaatattttgagaAAATGCAAACCAAAGCATCTAAAGACTTAGAAAGGATGCGCCGCCAACAGGAGAAACAGACACAAGTGAATGGCGACTTTAAGGCACCGTCCGATGAAGGATTGTTCAAGCGGCTCACGTACCGATTGAAGAACCGCACGGCTTCTAAGGCGACGGCGAACGGATCAGTGCAGTCTTTCTCTGCTCACGCCGGGACTCAATCAAAAGCAACTTTAAAAAAGATGGTAAATGGGAACCAAAATGGCACAGCGCCTTTTGAGTTTAAAGTGAGCGAGCAAGATGGCAGTGGTACGAGAACAATAAGATCAGTGAAAGGGACGATGTCTAGGAATGGCAGCGAAGTGTTGTATGTGCGCGATATCGACATTGGTGAAGACGACACAGTGGATGCTTCGGACGGCGGCTCCAGACCGGCACTAACAGGAGCTTTTCCTGACATTGTACTTAAAGATGACTCTAATTTCGAAGGAGGAAATGAAGACGATGGCCCAGGAATATTTAGCCGGCCGATGTTTGGAAAATTGTCGTTTCTTAAGCAGTTTGATCATTTAAAAGCCACAGATCCTGCTGACGAAGACGATTTAGAAAACGATTTTACGAACATGAACGGCGACGGCGGATCATCTGAAACTTCCAGACATTCAAAAGAAGAGTTACCCTGGAACGCTGACGATGTTGAACAGCTTGACGACGATGAGGACGACACGGAATACACGCCCGTGGTCATGTTCCTGGAAGGCTGTGGCCTGACGCATTACGCACATTGCTTTTTGGAAGGCGACGTCGACATGGACGCGCTCATGCGCTTGACCAGTCAAGATTTTAAGGACATGGGACTTCCCATAGGACCACAGAGGAAAATAATGGACGCCATACAGAGAAGAAGGGTTGTGCTAAACGAGCCCGCACAAATGTACGACTCCCAATTGTGA
- the LOC128215273 gene encoding caldesmon-like produces the protein MWTLRREGRPGQTHGSLCEKRDQGSLYEERDQGSLYEKRDKGSLYEKRDKGSLYEERERGSLYEKRERGSLYEKRERGSLYEKRDKGSLYEERERGSLYEKRERGSLYEKRDKGSLYEERERGSLYEKRERGSLYEKRERGSLYEERERGSLYEKRERGSLYEKRERGSLYEKRERGSLYEKRERGSLYEKRERGSLYEKRERGSLYEERERGSLYEKRERGSLYEERERGSLYEERERGSLGSLYEKRERGSLYEKRERGSLYEERERGSLYEERERGSLYEKRERGSLYEKRERGSLYEERERGSLYEKRERGSLYEKRERGSLYEKRERGSLYEKRERGSLYEKREKGSLYEERDKGSLYEKRDKGSLYEERERGSLYEERERGSLYEERERGSLYEERERGSLYEKRERGSLYEKREKGSLYEKRNIGSLYEKRDLDSLYEKREKGFTVRETGFRFTV, from the exons ATGTGGACATTGCGGCGGGAGGGGAGGCCCGGCCAGACACATG GTTCACTGTGTGAGAAACGGGATCAAGGTTCACTGTATGAGGAACGGGATCAAGGTTCACTGTATGAGAAACGGGATAAAGGTTCACTGTATGAGAAACGGGATAAAGGTTCACTGTATGAGGAACGGGAAAGGGGTTCACTGTATGAGAAACGGGAAAGGGGTTCACTGTATGAGAAACGGGAAAGGGGTTCACTGTATGAGAAACGGGATAAAGGTTCACTGTATGAGGAACGGGAAAGGGGTTCACTGTATGAGAAACGGGAAAGGGGTTCACTGTATGAGAAACGGGATAAAGGTTCACTGTATGAGGAACGGGAAAGGGGTTCACTGTATGAGAAACGGGAAAGGGGTTCACTGTATGAGAAACGGGAAAGGGGTTCACTGTATGAGGAACGGGAAAGGGGTTCACTGTATGAGAAACGGGAAAGGGGTTCACTGTATGAGAAACGGGAAAGGGGTTCACTGTATGAGAAACGGGAAAGGGGTTCACTGTATGAGAAACGGGAAAGGGGTTCACTGTATGAGAAACGGGAAAGGGGTTCACTGTATGAGAAACGGGAAAGGGGTTCACTGTATGAGGAACGGGAAAGGGGTTCACTGTATGAGAAACGGGAAAGGGGTTCACTGTATGAGGAACGGGAAAGGGGTTCACTGTATGAGGAACGGGAAAGGGGTTCACT GGGTTCACTGTATGAGAAACGGGAAAGGGGTTCACTGTATGAAAAACGGGAAAGGGGTTCACTGTATGAGGAACGGGAAAGGGGTTCACTGTATGAGGAACGGGAAAGGGGTTCACTGTATGAGAAACGGGAAAGGGGTTCACTGTATGAGAAACGGGAAAGGGGTTCACTGTATGAGGAACGGGAAAGGGGTTCACTGTATGAGAAACGGGAAAGGGGTTCACTGTATGAGAAACGGGAAAGGGGTTCACTGTATGAGAAACGGGAAAGGGGTTCACTGTATGAGAAACGGGAAAGGGGTTCACTGTATGAGAAACGTGAAAAGGGTTCACTGTATGAGGAACGGGATAAAGGTTCACTGTATGAGAAACGGGATAAAGGTTCACTGTATGAGGAACGGGAAAGGGGTTCACTGTATGAGGAACGGGAAAGGGGTTCACTGTATGAGGAACGGGAAAGGGGTTCACTGTATGAGGAACGGGAAAGGGGTTCACTGTATGAGAAACGGGAAAGGGGTTCACTGTATGAGAAACGGGAAAAGGGTTCACTGTATGAGAAACGGAATATAGGTTCACTGTACGAGAAACGGGATTTAGATTCACTGTATGAGAAACGGGAAAAGGGGTTCACTGTACGAGAAACGGGATTTAGATTCACTGTATGA